A DNA window from Bacillota bacterium contains the following coding sequences:
- a CDS encoding 4Fe-4S binding protein — protein sequence MSNSGLKIDADNCIQCGICQKVCPAQAVKGK from the coding sequence CTGTCGAACTCGGGCTTAAAAATTGATGCTGATAATTGTATTCAGTGTGGCATTTGCCAGAAGGTTTGTCCGGCTCAGGCCGTCAAAGGGAAGG
- a CDS encoding recombinase family protein has product MKMANQKYNILYGRLSQEDELKGDSNSIQNQRMLLEKYALENGFTNVKFLYDDGYSGTNFNLPAWNDVMKLIENGEVETLIVKDLSRMGREYLQVGYYTEIYFPQRGIRFIAVNDGVDSLYSETNDFTPMRNYFNELYAKDSSKKVRIVKRAQAERGELLGGRPPYGYKRDEAVRKGIVPDEEAAWIVKRIFGLCAEGKGPNQIARLLTKEQVLTPTNYYYRKTGASHASLDTTRPYSWSGSTVTGILDNKTYLGHMAGLRSTTLSYKNKKLIRHPESEQILVENTHEPLITQELWDIVQDVRQHKKRTPKQMDEPNMFSGLVYCADCGKTLVLHRAHTMKATQNNFMCYTYKKKGKEVCSAHYIRELDLTRIILDDLRRVTHFARQKERLFAEYINRKNSAELRREINTVQKELDSMRRRNTELTALFKRLYEDNVLGRVTNEQFRILSGDYNVEQKELSAAIPEKEARLEKLRDSAANVEAFIEKAKRYTEISELTPEILRLFISRIEVGERGEKYSRTAEQSIRIVYRDVGVMDSVDPIKENTDEENIA; this is encoded by the coding sequence CATTCAAAACCAGCGGATGCTCCTTGAGAAATATGCTTTGGAAAACGGCTTCACCAATGTGAAATTCCTGTATGACGACGGTTACTCCGGCACCAATTTCAACCTTCCGGCATGGAACGATGTGATGAAGCTGATCGAAAACGGCGAGGTCGAAACACTTATTGTGAAAGACCTTTCGAGGATGGGACGCGAGTATCTGCAGGTCGGGTATTACACGGAAATCTACTTTCCCCAGCGGGGCATCCGCTTCATCGCGGTCAACGACGGCGTTGACTCCCTCTATTCGGAAACCAACGATTTCACCCCGATGCGCAATTATTTCAACGAGCTTTACGCCAAGGACTCCAGCAAAAAGGTGCGCATTGTGAAACGGGCGCAGGCCGAGCGCGGCGAGCTTCTTGGCGGTAGGCCGCCCTACGGCTACAAGAGGGATGAAGCCGTCCGCAAGGGGATCGTGCCCGACGAGGAAGCGGCGTGGATCGTCAAGCGCATCTTCGGCCTCTGCGCCGAGGGAAAAGGTCCGAACCAGATCGCGCGGTTGCTGACGAAGGAGCAGGTGCTGACACCCACCAATTACTACTACCGCAAGACAGGAGCCTCCCATGCGTCGCTGGATACCACCAGACCGTACAGCTGGAGTGGCAGCACGGTCACCGGCATTCTGGATAACAAAACCTACCTCGGGCACATGGCGGGACTGCGCTCCACGACGCTGTCCTACAAGAACAAGAAGCTCATCCGCCACCCGGAATCGGAGCAAATTCTGGTGGAGAACACTCATGAGCCGCTGATCACACAGGAACTGTGGGACATCGTACAGGATGTACGTCAGCACAAAAAGCGGACGCCGAAGCAAATGGACGAGCCGAATATGTTCTCGGGACTGGTGTACTGTGCCGATTGCGGAAAGACACTGGTGCTCCACCGGGCGCACACGATGAAGGCGACGCAGAACAACTTCATGTGCTACACCTACAAAAAGAAGGGCAAGGAGGTCTGCTCGGCACACTACATCCGGGAGCTGGATTTGACGCGGATTATCCTTGATGACCTGCGCAGGGTAACGCACTTTGCGAGGCAGAAGGAAAGACTGTTCGCCGAGTACATCAACCGGAAAAACAGCGCGGAGCTTCGCCGGGAGATCAATACCGTACAGAAGGAACTGGATTCCATGCGGCGCAGAAACACGGAGCTGACCGCACTATTCAAGCGTCTCTACGAGGACAACGTACTGGGGCGCGTCACCAACGAGCAGTTCCGCATTCTCTCCGGCGATTACAATGTCGAGCAGAAGGAACTATCGGCAGCCATTCCCGAGAAGGAAGCACGACTGGAGAAGCTCAGGGATTCCGCCGCCAACGTGGAAGCCTTTATCGAGAAGGCCAAGCGGTATACTGAAATCAGTGAGCTGACACCGGAAATCTTACGTCTCTTTATCAGTCGCATTGAGGTCGGGGAACGCGGCGAAAAGTACTCCCGCACCGCTGAGCAGAGCATCCGCATCGTCTATCGCGACGTGGGTGTGATGGACAGCGTGGATCCGATCAAAGAAAATACAGACGAGGAAAACATTGCATAA